DNA from Nitriliruptor alkaliphilus DSM 45188:
CGCCGCGTCCGCGATCGTGCCCGCGCGGTGGTCAACGAGCGTGGCGACGCGGTCGGCCTGCGGCTCGACCTTGCTGCGCTCCGTCGGACGCTGGGAGGCCGCACGCTGGCGGCCTACCTCGTCCTCGACGACGACCTGCACGTGCTGGCCGTCACCCCGCAGGCCACACGCCACCACCGGCTCGGCCCCGTCGAGGAGGTGCGGACCAGCATCGCCCACCTTCGCGCTGCGGTCCGTCGGCTGGCCTACGGCCACGGCTCCGCCGCATCGTTGGCAGCCGCCGAGGTGTCGCTCACCCGGTCGGCCGAGCAACTGGTCGGCCTGCTCGGCCTCGACCGGCTCGACCCCGACGGGCTCGTGGTCGTGCCGACGGCCGTGCTCGACGGCATGCCCTGGGCGACCCTCGCCGCGGCCATTGGTCACGTACCGGTCGTCGCCCCGTCGGCCGGCGCATGGCTGTCCGCCGCGGCCCAGCAGCGACGCGACGGGCCGGCGCTGCTGGTCGCCGGTCCGGGCCTCCCCGGCGGGGTCTCCGAGGTCAACGCTCTGGCGGCCTCCCGGCCCGATGCGAACGTGCTCGCCGGGCCCGATGCGACCGTCGCTGCCGTGCTCGCCGCGATGCAGGAAGCCAGCATCGTGCACCTCGCGGCGCACGGCGTCTTCCGGGCCGACAACCCGCTGTTCTCGTTGCTGCAGCTGACCGATGGCCCGCTGACCGTGTACGAGCTCGAGGGACTGCAGCGACTGCCGGACCTGTTCGTGCTCTCGAGCTGTGAAGGGGCCGCGACCACGACGCTGCAGGGTGACGCCGTGCTCGGGCTCAGCAGCATCCTGCTGCGACGAGGTGTCGCCTGCGTCATCGCGCCGGTGATCGAGATCCCCGACGAGGCGACCGGCCCGCTGATGGTCGACCTCCACGAGCGTCTGGCCCGCGGCGCCTCGCCACAGCGCGCACTGGCCGAAGCCATCGCCGCGCCACCGCGTGACGATCCCGCCGCGCGGGCGGTCCGAGCAGCGTTCGTCGTGGTCGGCGCTTCGCTAGCGTCCGGCGGTGAGGCTGCGGCGGACGGGGGACGCGACGAGGAGTACCGGTGACCCGATCGGACGTCGACAGGGCTGCTGTCGAGGAGCGGGTCCGCGCGGCGGCGCAGGGCAGCCAGGACGCGTTCGACGCGCTCGTCGAGCAGTTCTCGGGCCTCGTCTGGTCGGTGCTCCGCGCCCACCGGCTCGCCGACGCCGATGCGCAGGACGCCTTCCAGACCACCTGGCTACGCCTGGTCGAGCACCTCGACCGCATCCGTGAACCCCGGGCACTCGGCGGGTGGCTCGCCACCACCGCACGCCACGAATCACTCCGGCTGTTGCAGCAGGCGGACCGCAACCGCTCGGCCCCGGACGATGAGCTCGATGCCATCGAGGACGACAGCGACGGCGTCGAGGTGGCCGTCCTCGACGCCGAGCGCGACGCCGAGCTGTGGGCGGCACTCGACGAGCTCGAGGAGCGATGCC
Protein-coding regions in this window:
- a CDS encoding RNA polymerase sigma factor; translated protein: MTRSDVDRAAVEERVRAAAQGSQDAFDALVEQFSGLVWSVLRAHRLADADAQDAFQTTWLRLVEHLDRIREPRALGGWLATTARHESLRLLQQADRNRSAPDDELDAIEDDSDGVEVAVLDAERDAELWAALDELEERCRALLRVLMADPPPTYDEVSAALDIPVGSIGPTRGRCLARLRQHLRTRGISA